TAGAGCTTGATACCATTACCTACTTAACAATACTTCCGTACAAATCGGATACATTTGTCTCCATTTCGCTCTTTATACCTCAAGATGTAGATTTACTACAAGATTTTAATGCCTGGTTCAGATACGTGTCTGAAGAAAAGTCATCAAATTTAACACTGTCCCCTGATGAAATAGTTCcaaaactgataaaaaatgtttttcaaaattccaaaatACAGTCGTTAAACCTAACAATTGCGAAGTACTTGATGCCAGTATgtgattttaatgaaaatattgaagtAGAAACATTATTCTACAATAGCGGCACTGATACAATGGAAAACGTTTTTTCCTGTTTCAAGGGAATACGAACTCTGTACTTGAACAACAGTGCATCACCGCTAAGATACCTAGAGAGAGAAACGTTCAGAGGTTTAGATTCGCTTCAAGTTCTTGATCTGAGCAGGAATAATATTGTGTTTGTTTCTGAACATATAATCCGTAATTTGCCAAAGCTCAAATACTTAAACATGTTTCAGAACTCACTTTCAGTGAACGATGATGTTTTGGCCAACTTCTCCACTCTATCGGGTTTCCGTTTCGATTGGCATAGCGAAATTTATTCATATTCTCGAGGCTGTTGTCGAGAACTTGGAGCAAAGTATTTTGCCAACCATTTTCCATTTGGTACGAGCGACTGTATTACTCAACGGCAAAAAAGAGATGTGTGTAATTTTTATTATCCCGACAAAGTTTGGACAGTCTGTGCTTTTAGAAAGAacgacaaaaatggcaaatataaaTTCTATGACCCAGATTATAAGATTATGTGCAATTGCGATCCGACCAAAATGCATGTTCTTCACATGAGAACTTCTAGTATTTCTTTTAGTGCAAACGAGATCTGGTTCGTATCATTGATTGAGATGAAGATTAAAGTAATTGACCGTGTGTACTCTGTGCTGCATGTACCGTCATTAATTTATGTCGATCTTTCTTACTCTACCCTGAACATTAACAATGCACAtataaaatttaaagaaactGATAATATAAAAGTCGCAAACTTTAGCCATACACAGTTCGATAAAAGAAACGTTTATGAACAGTGTAATATCGAAACAAATCAAGCCATTTTTCAATCATTTGTAAATTCAGAATTCTTAAATGTATCATATTCTGGAATAACCTATCTCTGTAAGTATTATTTTCAACAGTTGACGTCTTTGAAAGTATTGGATGTTTCGAACAATGAGATTGAATTTGTTGGAAATGATATATTTGCTTATAACTCAAAATTGGAAACGCTCGATCTCAGTAGCAATAAACTTTCCATTGTAGACCCCAGGGTTTTCGACAATCTGACAATGCTATcgcttttttattttgaaaataacccTTTGGATTGCCATTGTGAGATGGCCATTCAAAGTTGGATGGAAAATACTGAGACGCTTTCTTTTACGTTAGACGGTTCTCTTCCGTGGCAAACCTATCAATGCATGGAACCAAAAGCTTTATCAGGTAAACCAGTTATGATGATTGATGAAAACAGAATAGAATgttatatgaaatattttgttccaATATCATTGATGCTATTAATAGTGCCGATTATCTTGATAGGTCGTGTGCTTTGGAGAAAACGTTGGCATCTTGTATATAATGCATACAAGAGAATTAATAAACTGAGACAGATGTACCCACTCTACTTTCGTTTAGAAAACGAAAGAGAGTATGAGTTCGATGCCTTTATCAGTTTTTGTGAAGGGGATTCCGATTGGGTTGACGAACAGCTCCAACCTATACTAGAAGACGAACTAAAATTCACACTTTGTATCCACACACGAGACTTCCACGGCGGAAAGGATATATTCGCAAATATAGAGGAAAACATCAAAAAGAGCAGAAAGATTATATTTGTAGTGTCAGAAAATTTCGTGAAAAGTTCCTATTGTGATTTTGAAATGCGATACGCGTTCTCGATGATGTTGCATGCGCTCCATAATGAGAGTATTCTTGTATTTATCATGTTACAAAAAGTGCCCCAGAAAGATATGTCTGACATACTGAAGTTCTTTGTCAATACCAAAACTTACCTTGCATGGCCAGATAGGGATGCAAACAATGTCGAAAGAGAACAGTTTTGGCAACAACTGAGAGAGGTTGTCACAGACGAACAGTAACTTTCCTTCAAGAAAGCATATTGATTTGACCACAGTGCTACCTGTGATGTTTAAGGGGAGATTTTAACAGAGTTTCAACGACACATACAGTAGATGCGTCAAGGACTGATTCTTGGCATAGTGTgtaattatttacatatgattgAAATGTACTATGACATGATATCCGTGTGTTATAATATAGATTATTCTGTCAAATTATTTGGACAGGGGAAGAAGGGCATAGTATTATATTTGCTGCATGCAATGTTGTTTGCAGTAACTACATCGAACAAACTTAAAATCAATGGCCGACagagtgaaacaaaattttatttcagtgtAAATTTATAGTAGTATCTTGTAAACACTTTTTATAGTTTGACGTTCCTCGTTGATATGAAAGAAATACTATAAAATCTCTCAGCCGATAGCTCAAAACCAGAGGTAAGGAGTTAATTTGTGTAGAAAATTGTTAGCGTTGTAACTTGTTACTCTATTAGAATAATTTTGATTTGAGTACTTTTTCCTACGCCTTTAGACAAATTTCTTCTTCAAGTAAGTAACTCTTCATGTAAATATAGTCAATTAGTTAAATTATAGAACCACAAATCGCACTACATTATGTTAGTAATACATTCTTAAGCCAAGTTCAGTAATGTATTGATTACTTGGTTATAAAAATTGTGTGTGATGTATGATAGCGAGTATATATGATCGAGTGCATCTTGAACTCTGCAGCGAGTGGAGGGGTCGCGGTCGGAaaattattgaaccactcttgcTAAGGTCGGGAATTAGCCGAGCGGTTTTAACAGTGATGTTTTCGCTGGGTAAATGTGTGCCGCGCGTTATTGGCTCGAGTGCGATAGAGAAATTACTGTTAGCTTTTATGCTTGAACACAGAAGTGTTTATAATACTTATGTAGACAATAATTTAGCTATATTATAGTGGCTGTAATTTTTGAaggcacattttttacttttatcCAGAGTTGTAACACTTGTTTATGAGCGTTTGCCTCGATATCTATATCTCACTTTTGTGTGTTACGTGAAATATCGATGTAGATATTTCACTTTTGTGCGTAAAACTACTTTAGAAACAAACGTAACAAGAACGATACAAAATCGTGGAAAATGTACCCTTTGATAGGCGTCTAAGTCAGGTTCTCTGCGTACATGTAAGTTCCTTTGTAACGGCCAAGCAAACAGTAACATAGTTACCTCTAATATCTAAGTAATATTTTTTATGGCTTATTATTTCAAGTAAGTATTTCATGCTGgtgaatttacatgtaataaaatttCGTGTTTATATTAGAATGTAATATCTTTTACTTATGGTACAATGTTACCACTGCAgttatttttaattattataGTAACACTAGCATTTGACCTCTATGGTGACAATATCGACTTCTCACAAGAAGAACAAGGCTGTTAATCATAAGAATTTTAGCGTTGTAAGCTGTCATGCTAGGATCACATTAACAGTGATTATCAATGAGTACTGCTATCAATCACAGTGACTGTTAAGGTACTAACATAACGATTTTTACAACTTGTATTTCATTCAGTCTGTATCCTTTTTATGAAAGTGATATTCCATTATATTCATACTAAACATTTTGTTTCTTAAtgtcatcattttattttagttAATTATCACTGTATATAACAAGATAAGATGTAATTGCATTATTCagccatttttttcaaaataaagcttTTTCATAATACCGACACATTTCAGACTTGTTCATACATATATGACTGTGGAATATATTTTAGCACAAATATAAAACTTGAACACTGAATCTTCTGTCATATGAATGTCATATTATCATGAAAGAGCAATGCCTGCATTACCGATATGATTATATAATTCAACTTTGTTTACGAGCGGGCAACGACTGTTTTCTTGAAATGTTTCTCTGTATCATTGCAGGTACAAAGAAATGGTGACACAATGATCGAGCATAGTAACACATGCTCATACTGTACCGCGATCACTTGGCTCCCTCATTCGACAAAGGGGTGTGAGAGAGTGTTTGACGGGGAACAGTacgatttttgttttattattaattaattgccaTTGCAAAACGTCTTTTACGAATTGTAATTATcatatcatcaaatatgcaatggTATTACACTTGATGTTGTAGAGGTAAGCCAAGGATAACTTGATTGGTATTTTCGGTAGCTCATGGTTAATGTACTAACAAATAGATCCACTGTTGGCATTGGCAGATTAGAATAATGTGCGACGGATGAGACAATGTGCAACGGCAtatcatatatgtatatgtaattGTATAAATAACTTTTAACTCAAAATTGAGTACACTTGAAAAATACCAGCCTCctgtttaaaatatttaagataGCCGAAAAATTTACCGAAGAGGTGTTGGgtaagaaaaacaaacacaaagcaAATTTCAGTTGAGAAGTTCTCTGTTTGTCCACAAACGTATATTCTTTAAGTTAAACCTGTTACAAAGTCATAATCATTTAAGCTGTCGTGCTGTTGACTGCACACCCTCGTTTTGTCTTCACTTTCTctcatgaaattttgataacaaagtGAGTCTGTTTGGCTGCTTGGATAATTTTATCACTGATGCCATATTGCCGGGTACTTCCGCCACTTCAATGAGTTTAGTCGTAGCCCACTTCATCGGGAACCGAAACCCTGTGAATGGAGtactaaatatgtaaataaagaaTACACCCTATCTTTCTCTACTGATATATACACTGCACACTTCGACAATCATCTTACTTCTTGTTGAACGACATAATTCTGAATATTTGACAGCCATCAGACGAATCACTCTTAACTTTCAATTGAACTAACTTCTATGTAGTTACTACAGGGCACGCACTCggacaaatacgaaacaattacTGTGAATGTTTGCGACCTTTAGTTAACGAGCTTGACAGAGATATGCATGTGACTTTCGAATATGTTTGTATCATTATATGCAGTAAATGAAGGCATCTTCACAGCAGTTCTACCTTTGATAGTGATACGGTATAGTGAGACGTTCAATTTGGTTTCATGATAACGGAAAACATGGCGACTCATATTATTAGATCATATTTTGTTACATCCTATACTGCATAAGCTAGTGAACGTTCGCTTCGGTATCGTTTATAAGCAATACTACTGATTAAAGTATAATGAATCATTTACCGAAAGAGGAACCATGTTTAGATTGAGGTAGGAAGCACGTGTGTCCAGCCcataacaaaataaataacatgCAAAGTCATGTGCAAATGCAAACAGTGTTTTGATATTTCCCTTTGCTCGTTAAAGATGATAGCTTCTCTTTATGTTCGTGTATTTTTAATAACATAAACACACTGGATCAGTGATGAGACCCTCCTTCCTTGTTCGTGTACACGGCTCTATAATCACTATGGTTTGAATCTCATTGCAAATGCGCTAGGGCGGCGTGGCTTGTATGAGGACCTTTATCAGAGTATGAAGGTAGGCTCACTTCCTACCTTCCATTTCAAAACTTCAAGAGACCATCGCAGACCCCTATCATAATTATGAATTGCATTATGGGGCATTGTATTTACAATTTATATCGCCACAGCGAAAAAACGCACGATAATAAAATAACAGTTGTCATCTATTGGATTTTTCTTACCTGCAGCTTTGCCGCCAGCCTTTAATATAATGAGACGTCAAATTCTTCATCCACATTGCACTGTcacaaacaaaaaccaaacaaaacccTAGTAAAAGATGTGTATGCAAACTACACACAAGAAATAACATATAAGGTGCGAATGACTTCCCGAGGGGGCATATGATCTTAGCGGCACTTCGTAAAGGCAAAATGTCAACAGGTTTAACTCGAAGAACACGCCCATGCCTCACTTTTTGTGGGCGATAATTTTCAGTTGAAGAGCGATATGAACATATATGACCGTGACcgtatttatttcaaagtaaaGCAAGTGGGAGATCTCTGACGACACTTCCTATCGGCAGTGTTTATTTACAACGTGAACGTAGATTCTGCTGATTGAAAACCTAGGATAGCATATGTATTATGTTCAATTAGTTTTACGTTAATGGTGACAGGTTAAGATAAGAGAGGGGTCATATGTCACTCGAATCCTCGTAACCAAACAATTGCATCATTAAAGTGTAACCAGCCGCCCTAGTTAAACTACTACCCCTTTTAGAAGTTGGCGTCACCATCAAATGTCATGACGAAGAGCAGATTTTCACGCGAAGGAGTGGACAGCATTGTCCGCAAATGTAAGCCACCGTTTTTTGTGTGCATGAAGACCGTCGGGCGAAGATGAGGTTGATTTTCAGAGGTTCACCTTTAACTTACCTGTGTGGCAATAATTAAGTGTATCACCTTTGCATTGCCTCATACACTGACAAGTTCGTTATCTTTTCAAAAACGAAGTAATCTCATTCAAACTATTCTATCTGTTAGGTAGGTCACATGCATATCCAATTTAGCTAATCGAGGACACAGATTGgtgatttcaaaaacaaacaaacaaacaaacaaaaaccctAAATATAGAACAAACGATGGAGACACCTACCATGTATTGTCCACTTGCTCAGTTATACGTAGATCGAGCATCGTGTATAATTGATATGTGAGTATTTACGCagtgaaattatatatatatatatatatatatagagatgtgtgtgttgtgtgtgtgtgcgtcaATATTTACGATGAACGATATGCATGTTTCTGTTTGTATGGTCAGTCACTCACAGACTGCTTTTGTTTTTTGACATTCAATTTAAAGTTCGACTGATTGACAATAAAACCAAGTACTACTCTCTATATCCTTCATTAAACAAAGCCGAGGAATAATCGTTAAATACTGTTGAAGTAACGCATCAACTAGACCGCGTACATGGAAATAGGAACACGTTACGACAGATAGCTTTGTCACGTTTATGCATTTAATAATTTATCTTGACTGCCGTGGGTTGTCCTTACACGCTACGTCATGAAACTAAATTAACAGGGAGGCGATTAGGCCATTTAAGTACATATGTTATCGCTGTTAAACATATGTCGAACCTCTTGAACAGATAACAAATATAGACGTTTACAGGGCACATGTGGTTACtgataaaacataaaaatatccGTGTGCATTAGGCTCAGTATTTTCTCTAGTCTATACTCCTCAAGTGGCATAGATTTAACTTTGTTGTGTCATCAATTCCtgcttatttttatttgatatttctcaaaagttattTACATGATAACTTAGAAATATTACATCTCGAAGTATACCGTACGAACGAAGGACACAGATTACTTGCTAACTATAAAGAGTCACATTTTTACAACTGTATATTTCTGAAAATTCTGTGTGTCATGATGTCGTTTATCCGTATAACATGCTACTTTTCATTCAATGAGTTAGAAGTGTTATACCGTTGAAGTATATCTTACGAATGCAAGAAACCAATTTAAAAGCTTACTGGGGGGAGTTATATTCTACTATAAACTTCTAAAAGTCCCGTGTTTCAATGTGTCATTATAGTTTATTAcaaacaaatgtgaaaatacattttcttgctgggttcaatattttcataatattttcataaaatcaaTATTGTAGGTTCACTGTTTTGGCGTTTGCAACATTAATGTTACAATTCTAATAAAGCTTCATTGACATGTAGTGCAGCTTTGGTATTGATGAACATGATTATTCAATCAGCATAGGCAACTCAATAAATTCTTGATCGGATGCAGTTTAAAAGATAGTCAGATAAGAGTCTAATATATTTTCATCTTAAGTTTCATCTTAAGGAAGAAGGATTTCATTGGGTTGCATAGATGCTGTAAATATGTTACTCCAAAAGATATTGCGTTTATGCTGTGAGGTGATACGTTCTGAATTACATTATTTGTTTAAAGTTAAggcgttttgttttgttttcttttctttttataataATATTATCCTTTGGTCATACATTATGTAATGTTGAGATACATGTTATTCAAATCTCTCGTCATCTTTCCACAACTATAGTACTATCTTGCCATGTTATGAAGTACGGCTGGCCACTGTAGACTAACAAGATTAGTCAGTTTTTCAGTTCTTTTGAAGACCGAGAATTAGAAATTAAGGAAACTCAATTTCCCTGATGATTCGTTCTTTAAAACCAGGTATTGTACCTTTGCCGGAAAAGGTGCTGCTTTGTCTCTTGGTTTGTGCACTGTTACCTTCAGATTTATCTGATCAAGAGAAAAGATGAGTAAATAAAAGAACTGTCATTCTGAACTGAAGAATACAGCAATggctttttttttattttgactcttCAAAACTTTACCTGACACAAATAGCTGCCTTGTTACAAATTATTACGGTAGACTTGTATACTTATCAAAAAAGCTAGATAAAAATTCCTTTCAGCATTTGTCTAATCTTAAGGTAGATAAATACCAAAtcgttcatttttctgtcaaattttctaaattctctgagaatacgcCTTGAAGTAAGACCCAGCATTGAGATGTGTCGCGGGTTCAagataaggaatggtttccgtgtaattcattatttttaaaaatcaaaacaaatgctcgtggctatcccggttaaatcggggagcttttgtaaacattgtggacacatttgcattgctatttgcataatccCGCTTGAGTGACACAACGGTGCGTTGCACTAGCTAATATACATAGTGATATGCTGTGACTTCTCCAAACACCAGGATTACTTACATCTGTAAAAATAAACcgtaattaaatgtttgtcgaaGCTTAGTCCAATGAACAAGTATTAGTACAGTTCCAGACATAGTCTACACCAGAAAGTAAGTCATTTTTCTTAGTGTGGGCAAGACATCGTGTCAACGAAAATTTCTCAGCAGTGCGAcgttttatcactttttgcttAGGGTTGGTCGGAGCTTGCACAGGCCGCTTTACGGTGGTTGACGTCTTTTTCGCAATCTTAGATAAACAATTACACAATGTTCATTCTAGGATTTAAAAACAACGGGCCACTGTTGGCCCCAACTGCTGTCCCAAaggggccattttagaaaaccgggggccatcatcatcacacaagtaaaaaccttgaattttctgcggaaaatactatagtctatcaagtcaagaaaaggagaatactggAGATCGGGCCCCTGTAACCAACTAAGCCCACTGCAAAATTGTCCCTTGTACGTACGCAACAGGCCCAACAATGGCAACAGCAAACCgttggtttgattcaattgttcacgtaacttatgtgatgaattttGATACGTCGGACTTGAACAACCgtacaaattgctaaggactgtgattttgactgtggaaacgatcatgatcaaagcttagtgcaccggtaggatttctccgagagtgGTCCTCGATTTGCACGCATCGACAATTAGGCTACTCATACACTGATATAGAACGAGAGTGTAACCGGtacgacctaaataaagtgatcgatacatcaacttttaaacatagaCGTATGTActagcaaatttacgatcattggttctggccaaatggttttacacagcggtgttgttctatgcaaagacctggctactctggaaaacgagatgtgtccgacctaaaatgtgttgctcttcaaaaccATCATGGAAGTTTTACTTGcacttgcagtgttcaacgtttcgtttgtatggacggtagacgttgcaaacgcttcaatttaagggactgcccgatcatcctgggttcatAAACTATACCGGCGTTAAAAATCCGAGTGTCGACTAGCTTTCCACCATTACGCAGCGGCTAGTGCCGTTGTTTTATATTCATCGGCCATGCCACATGCGAACGGCTCCAATACACCGTTGCCCCTACATCAGccctttctacccagcttccttAGTATATGCTGTAGTGggtatttaattgcaaaggttgataggtaactgaatcgttttacatgtcacactatgactgagatAATGACCTTCGGGGAGCTACACGAATGTGTGAACCAcgtgaactctgcgtgatcgccccattcatataatgttgcgcccttagtggcgcgtcaaacgtagaaatgagggccattccAGATTTTATTTcgcaatggcgcgtcctagaattaactttgtaattagtgcgATAGTACACTATCAAGTATACGGTTCTGCAATGTCTACATAACGTGTGAGCGGAGTGTGATCTGGGGAACGCAAACAAGTTTATCtacatatgaatttaggacacgcccgctatcagtaatgactgctgacggcattgtttttcccactgaagccATGGGCTGTGGCGATGTGTCGACACGCAAGGCTCCAAAAATTGATAGTTTCccgcgatttattttattttcctgggaCTTTTTTATctgaacaactgtcattcccggcCGACATCACCACTAGGTAACAAAGTATACCCGTGTTGAGGCTCGTGCACgtttaattatcaaatgccgtagcgtagaagtatcaaaacatgttttttgcgtttttctcgaattcaatgtgtgaatgaagtacccttctttggcacctcgtcaattAGCGCTCACAAACACcagctgcttgaaattcacaccgtccattggaaacataatgaactcaaaattcgtgtctgggatttcctttatatgcctttgtttttttttaatgcgctcttaaaggtgttgggcgatggtgcttttcaaggaattttaattatcacgccatataatttgaatggagcctccgagcCAAAAaacgcagacacggttttgaaggatattgtcaaggcttgtcaataaAGAAATTCCAactggaaatcttgcagcgtgttcgcattaGGCggaaaaaaccggtttttggaaggttcagcaaaacgcttgtctcgtgactcttatgcaaataatgaccgtgtactgtgcttggtcggatagctcagggctttcagaaaatgtatactttattgagatttgggacgtgttcaattgagaaaaaataaaaatctgaaagtgtctaaaaggtatttatcatccttaaagaggcactcccacttggtgacattttaaaacacatttttttaatgccaacggtcgattgACGtggcggatcgcgagatatcgataaaaacatgtcattttccgagcgtatttttcacatccgaagttttacgatcgtttctggtaatgacccgaaatcccccgaaagtgtgttgttgtgctgagtgacgatattctaaggagtccaaaaacgttcgaatgacgcaattaatttacctcctactgcgatgactttatatacatcattatcaatgcctttacctctggtaattcttttttgaaaacttctccttagtttttgtcgttttcattattctcaataagttgtattaaatttttaaacaaaaccacatagatatcagtttttacgtgtaaaatattagttgcctctgatgactacattttgttgtctgccacacagttacgcgtggttcgatacatagcggccgtgttacaaccgataacgtagtaactaaccgataacgtagcaaacccgataacgtagtaaaaatttaccgataacgtagtaaatcaaccgataacgtagtaacgaaccgataacgtagtaaatttttctaaccgataacgtagtaaaaatttaccgataacgtagtaatttttcttaaccgataacgtatcaacaaatttaccgataacgtatcaatgaaccaataacggattaaatcaactgataacgtagaaaagtcaaccaataccgcatcaaaacaaccaataacatatcaattaactgataatatctgattaagcgaTTCATTAGgagcgatagatcgatcgatttatagataaataagtattagatagatagatagatagatagatagatagatagatagatagatagatagatagatagatagaggaaTAGGTCGAGCAATATATCGATAAATAGATCGATCActcgatcgatagatcgatggatctatctatcgatgttTAATAGATggtcgatcaatcgatcgatagataaattaatcggcagatcgatcgatagatcaaAGGATTCATCAATTCGATAGCAAGATAGATGAATTAATCGATAGATCGGTCGATCGGTTCGATAATTGGTCAATAGATAGATATAtcgatttgttatcacattgtctCGTACGCAATTTTCTTTACTTCTAAAAATTTTTTACGTTTAGCATTAATGGTCAcaaatttctgcagcaaattgcgTTTCGACTGTTTTCATGGTAGTACGAACGACTAAGGTGATCTAAATGTTGTTAAACTACTGGAATAGGTTCGGGAAGTTGTTTCTAGTCTTTCTATAGTAGCTATACAGTTTAGTTCTAGTTGGGTAAAATTCAAAAAGATAGTATAAGTACCGCAATCACCGACAGCCAACATCGCAAATTTCGCATACATATTGTATACGTCTACGATACAAGTAACTGCGTATTAGTGATTGACTAAAGAACATTAATGAGTCATTCGTACAATCGACGATTCTTCGTGTTATTGAACATCTCCATCGGATGTATTTGAAAATGGTAACCATATCAGTGATTAATATGCAGGAATCTGCAATATAAATGTATAAGTTAACTCtggtaaggccaagaaaaataaaaagctcGTTTCTCATCATCTTactcatattgcaaaaatgatgcggtgacgcgggtttcttttctcctcaatttttttattcttcaaccaacaagaacgcgcaaaaaacatgaaaacgacacaggaatgcacgcagaAATATACGCACAGctgtgttgctttagtatttttgtatagcaacagttcaaTCTGtagacttttagtgcagcagtgcacagttttgtcaatttaataTAAAAGTGACgcatgtgtacagttctgaatggaatgttatagtgtcagttattttgtttacagttctgttttatacagcactgtgttaagGCCGAGTTACACGAGGCAAGTCGTTGAGCAACACGACGAGCAACACGACAGGCAACGCGAGTTGCCCGCCGTGTTGCTTCGTTTGTATGATATCGTCGCGTCGCCCGAGGTGGTCAGGCGACGTCGCCCGGAAAACCGACATGTCGGTTTTCAGGCGACGCGTCGCCCGTCGCTTGGACGAGTTGCCCCGTGTACACACTGCGTCGCGTCGCCtgaagaaacctttgacctctacTCATGCGCAGAACAGTGATCCTGTTTGCGCTCATCGATTGTAACTTGTTTCTAGTacatataaatttacaaaactcgAACAGGAAATAAACTATAAACTgtaaaaaacaatcaaccaatcaatatgtcaataaatcaataaatctatAGACAAATCAAAAAAATATCCACCCTCTCTATCAACTCTACTTCAATCTTCGGTAAACTGGTAAATAACCGCTTCAATAT
This genomic window from Ptychodera flava strain L36383 chromosome 10, AS_Pfla_20210202, whole genome shotgun sequence contains:
- the LOC139142036 gene encoding toll-like receptor 13, giving the protein MASSLDHTSSLLLKTVLFCLLVCELLPSGLTDRDKTGPQVTYKYCLSLPNEDNIRGFHFDCSKSYLEQIPDFLPTSTVDLYLYSNQIKRLDKNSFQPLSNLKRLNLSDNSIRVITEESFLYLPHLEVLDLSFNGIRAIPCKAFSLLNSLKVLRILDVVSLEFESCSWDGVMYLTSLEMSFYFENKSVDDFRGLKNIETLRLWVNYERNDTDPLIHNCLNISLFNNLPNLKHLDLSFGKFSCLEGPAISDSNRVTNGVTELDIRFNINLTEIKPSTFIAMKNLRHLNLESSFRLGAIEASAFAGLHGLDCLILNNGALLTLNENQFTHLKNIKILDLAGFIKVPTLLASTFRGLSQLMYLNLSLSSISVIEPSTFDDLYSLVHLDLSLNELSSITSQVFRGLKSLSYLNIVSYPITIRPSTFQKQNKLEYLCLSNDMKIDALEPFQFLTSLDWQCPFGIDHLAPKSFCGIYLFYYLSVSKQYSTLSDWISYFPSLRKIRFFTLEGFSSAKFPLKLELDTITYLTILPYKSDTFVSISLFIPQDVDLLQDFNAWFRYVSEEKSSNLTLSPDEIVPKLIKNVFQNSKIQSLNLTIAKYLMPVCDFNENIEVETLFYNSGTDTMENVFSCFKGIRTLYLNNSASPLRYLERETFRGLDSLQVLDLSRNNIVFVSEHIIRNLPKLKYLNMFQNSLSVNDDVLANFSTLSGFRFDWHSEIYSYSRGCCRELGAKYFANHFPFGTSDCITQRQKRDVCNFYYPDKVWTVCAFRKNDKNGKYKFYDPDYKIMCNCDPTKMHVLHMRTSSISFSANEIWFVSLIEMKIKVIDRVYSVLHVPSLIYVDLSYSTLNINNAHIKFKETDNIKVANFSHTQFDKRNVYEQCNIETNQAIFQSFVNSEFLNVSYSGITYLCKYYFQQLTSLKVLDVSNNEIEFVGNDIFAYNSKLETLDLSSNKLSIVDPRVFDNLTMLSLFYFENNPLDCHCEMAIQSWMENTETLSFTLDGSLPWQTYQCMEPKALSGKPVMMIDENRIECYMKYFVPISLMLLIVPIILIGRVLWRKRWHLVYNAYKRINKLRQMYPLYFRLENEREYEFDAFISFCEGDSDWVDEQLQPILEDELKFTLCIHTRDFHGGKDIFANIEENIKKSRKIIFVVSENFVKSSYCDFEMRYAFSMMLHALHNESILVFIMLQKVPQKDMSDILKFFVNTKTYLAWPDRDANNVEREQFWQQLREVVTDEQ